The Pseudomonas triclosanedens genome has a window encoding:
- a CDS encoding DUF2167 domain-containing protein, with translation MDGKALFLIALLAQSVAAPTFAAPVAPEQSEAPGATPVVASDSQEKMSPEAFVASLHFKKGKVVVGDNLATFDLPDSFVFLDGADAERVLEAWGNPPSEEQPLGMLMPAGISPFDKESWAVTVEYEESGYVSDEDAEKIDYTQMLKDMQGDLRESNPEREKQGFEPIQLIGWAAPPRYDAAEKKLYWAKELQFGDAREHTLNYNIRVLGRKGVLVLNFVASMEQLPEIEKNVGKVLAMAEFNPGSRYLDFNPSVDKVAAYGLGALIAGKVAAKAGLFAMLLVLLKKLWIVPALAIGWISRRFKRKAS, from the coding sequence CCTTGCTCGCCCAGTCCGTTGCCGCACCGACCTTCGCGGCTCCCGTTGCTCCGGAGCAGAGCGAAGCCCCCGGAGCTACACCGGTAGTTGCCAGCGATTCGCAGGAGAAGATGAGCCCCGAAGCCTTCGTCGCCAGCCTGCATTTTAAGAAGGGTAAGGTGGTGGTCGGTGACAACCTCGCCACCTTCGACCTGCCGGACTCCTTTGTCTTCCTCGATGGTGCGGACGCCGAGCGAGTGCTCGAAGCCTGGGGCAACCCGCCGAGCGAGGAGCAGCCGCTGGGCATGCTGATGCCGGCGGGCATTTCGCCCTTCGACAAGGAATCATGGGCGGTCACCGTTGAGTACGAGGAGAGCGGCTATGTGTCCGACGAGGACGCGGAGAAGATCGATTACACCCAGATGCTCAAGGACATGCAGGGTGATCTGCGCGAATCCAACCCGGAGCGCGAAAAACAGGGTTTCGAGCCGATCCAACTGATCGGCTGGGCGGCGCCACCGCGCTATGACGCGGCGGAGAAGAAACTCTATTGGGCGAAGGAGCTGCAGTTTGGCGATGCCAGGGAACACACGCTGAACTACAACATCCGTGTGCTGGGACGCAAAGGTGTGCTAGTGCTCAACTTCGTCGCGAGCATGGAGCAATTGCCGGAAATCGAGAAGAACGTCGGCAAGGTGCTGGCGATGGCCGAGTTCAATCCAGGCAGCCGCTACCTCGACTTCAACCCGAGCGTGGACAAGGTTGCCGCCTATGGCCTGGGTGCGCTGATCGCCGGCAAGGTGGCGGCCAAGGCCGGGCTGTTCGCCATGCTGCTGGTTCTGCTGAAGAAGCTCTGGATCGTGCCGGCGCTGGCCATCGGCTGGATCTCCCGCCGCTTCAAGCGCAAGGCGTCATAA
- a CDS encoding DUF3108 domain-containing protein, with amino-acid sequence MRRALLFLMAVLAMPAYALELQPFEASYTADWKQMPISGTASRSLKKVDGSRWELDFKASMLLASLTETSTFKLENDTYLPLTYRWAREGLGKNKQTELDFDWTEKQVLGNDRGDQVRQPLNKGQLDKSTYQLALQHDVAAGKKSMSYQVIEGTDTDTYDFRVLGEEKVRTQAGLITAIKVERVRDPTKSNRKTMLWFAKDWDYLLVRLYQQETDGKEYQIMLKEGTVNGKTVTGEKG; translated from the coding sequence ATGCGTAGAGCCCTGCTGTTCCTCATGGCCGTGCTGGCGATGCCGGCGTACGCCCTCGAGCTGCAGCCGTTCGAGGCCAGCTATACCGCCGACTGGAAACAGATGCCGATCAGCGGGACCGCATCCCGCAGCCTGAAGAAAGTCGACGGCAGCCGCTGGGAACTCGACTTCAAGGCCTCGATGCTGCTTGCCAGCCTCACCGAGACCAGTACCTTCAAGCTGGAAAACGACACCTACCTGCCGCTGACCTATCGCTGGGCCCGCGAAGGCCTGGGCAAGAACAAGCAGACCGAGCTCGATTTCGACTGGACCGAGAAGCAGGTGCTGGGGAATGATCGTGGCGACCAGGTCCGCCAGCCGCTGAACAAGGGCCAGCTGGACAAGTCCACCTACCAGCTCGCACTGCAGCATGACGTTGCCGCCGGCAAGAAGAGCATGAGCTACCAGGTGATCGAGGGTACCGACACCGATACCTACGACTTCCGCGTTCTGGGCGAGGAGAAAGTACGCACCCAGGCCGGCCTGATCACCGCCATCAAGGTCGAGCGCGTGCGCGACCCCACCAAGAGCAACCGCAAGACCATGCTGTGGTTCGCCAAGGACTGGGATTACCTGCTGGTCCGCCTGTATCAACAGGAAACCGACGGCAAGGAATACCAGATCATGCTCAAGGAAGGCACCGTGAACGGCAAGACCGTCACCGGCGAGAAAGGCTGA
- the purN gene encoding phosphoribosylglycinamide formyltransferase, with protein MSATCNVVVLISGSGSNLQALIDSLADAPSSAVIRAVISNRADAYGLERARQAGIETCFLDHKAYADRESFDAALIQAIDGFHADLVLLAGFMRILSPGFVRHYQGRLLNIHPSLLPKYKGLHTHQRALVAGDAEHGCSVHFVTEELDGGPLVVQAAIPVQSDDTPETLAQRVHTQEHLIYPLAMRWFAEGRLRLGEHGAMLDDEPLAASGYPFRT; from the coding sequence ATGTCCGCTACTTGCAATGTCGTGGTGCTGATTTCCGGCTCCGGCAGCAATCTGCAAGCATTGATCGACAGTCTCGCCGACGCCCCGTCGTCGGCGGTGATCCGCGCAGTGATCTCCAACCGCGCGGATGCCTACGGTCTGGAGCGTGCGCGCCAGGCCGGCATCGAGACCTGCTTCCTCGATCACAAGGCGTACGCCGACCGTGAAAGCTTCGATGCCGCACTGATCCAGGCCATCGATGGTTTCCACGCCGACCTGGTACTGCTCGCCGGTTTCATGCGCATCCTCAGTCCGGGCTTCGTCCGTCACTACCAGGGGCGCCTGCTGAACATCCATCCCTCCCTGCTGCCCAAGTACAAGGGCCTGCACACCCACCAACGCGCGCTGGTGGCTGGCGACGCCGAGCACGGTTGCAGCGTGCACTTCGTCACGGAGGAACTTGATGGAGGACCACTGGTCGTACAGGCGGCAATCCCGGTACAGTCTGACGACACGCCGGAGACGCTGGCACAGCGCGTCCACACTCAGGAACATCTGATCTACCCGCTGGCCATGCGCTGGTTCGCCGAAGGCCGTTTGCGCCTAGGCGAACATGGCGCCATGCTGGATGACGAGCCGCTGGCTGCGTCTGGCTACCCGTTCCGAACCTAG